A segment of the Gallus gallus isolate bGalGal1 chromosome 17, bGalGal1.mat.broiler.GRCg7b, whole genome shotgun sequence genome:
CATGGCCCTGCAGCCCCGTGGGGTGCAGCTGGGGGGCTGCTGCCCTATGAGGGGTGTGGGGCCCCCCCAGTGGATTTGGTTGGATGTGAGCGGCGCAACGTCTCCGGCTCAGGGTGGTCCCAACACATCGCGTGTCCCCGGTCCCATagggcagagggatggagaaTCACCCGCAGGAGAAAGCGTTCATCGGGTGAGGAATGAGAGCGGGGGAAGGCTTAAAAAAAGGAGCACGTCGGGAAGTGCGGAGCTGCGGCTGCAGGAATGAACCTTTGATCTCACTGTGCTTTGGGTCCCCCCGCAGCGCGGCAGTGGggctctcctcccctcctcgGGGTGCTCCGGCAGTTCTCCGTGGGGTCGGGGTCTGTTGTGGGGCTGTATCCTCAGTGCTGTGGGAAATGATGCAAAGGTGCAGGGGGGTCCCgtcttcccctccccccacaccAGCTttattggggtttttttggacAAAAGCCCCCATTGGAGTCCTTGTAGGAGCCTCTCgcattcctatggggccggggctgcTGCACCCCttggcagcactgtgcctggTGGGCTGAGGATGCAGCCCCGTTATCAGCGCCCTGCAGATGCTAAGCCCCACTCAGGGCTGCTTTTTGCAAAACCTTAATGGGATTTGAAGAAACGAAAGGCTTTGAATATCTGCAGGTGCAGAGCCAGAGCTGGAGCGTGGCTCATCGGGGATGGAAATGAATGCGAGTCGCCGggcggggggctctgtgggggtgCTGCTGAAGCAGAGGGCAAGGTCACAGCTTCTGGATGGTGAAAACCCATCGTGTGTtcagggcaggagctgtgcagggaaggcagagccGTACTGGGGGTTGAGCCTTCCttgcttcctcctcttcctcccgctctctgctttcctgctgctgccacacagCTTTGTGCCACGCTTGGCTGTGGGCATCCATCCCTGCAGCGCTGTGCCCATACGCTGTGCAGCTCCATGAGCAGCGGCAGTGAGGTCTGTAGGTGTCCCTTCCCCTCTCGAAGGGCGGAGAGGAGAATGTTTACAGGCAGAGAAGGAACCACCGGCACCCGTGTGAGCACCGACCCAGCAGAGCCCTCCCTGTCTTCAGTAGCACCTTGGGGGCTCTGCACCCCAGAAATGGCCTCcagcccctcagccccctcccctccttgtGCACCGCTCCCCAAATCCCCACCGCACCGCGAGCATCGAGCGTGGCCCAGGGAGGGGACACCCATCCCggtggggagcagagggcaTGGGGTCAGGACAAAGCCATCGTCCCCAGTGGGGAGATGCTCCCACAGGACCCCAGGGCAGGACAGCGGCATGGGGTGCACCAGGAGGAAGGGAACCACGGGGCAGTGGGAAGGGCAGGGGTCGGGGGGGGCTCTGTCCATCCGCTAATTCTCCTCCCGGACGGGCCGGATCTTCATCTCAGTGAACTTGAGGGAGTACTGCCAGCCGGTCCAGGAGGACCACTCGATGCCATCAGCATAGGAGCTGTGGTGGCCCTTGAGGTACTGCCCGTTGAGGTTGGAGGTGTGGCAGTTGCGGTACCACCAGGCGCCGTGGTAGAACGCCGCGCAGTTGTTCTCTGAGTGGTCGTTGTCCAGGTCCTTGGTGGTGAACTTCATCCCGTTGTGCTTCAGGAAGGAATCTCCTGCCGCAGGTAAAGGAGCCGTGAAGggccctccccacccctctccctgccctcgGGGTGCCTTCCAAAGTGTACCCCAATGGAGCTTCTCGGTGCCGTATGGGGCACTCGGGCTCACCACTCAACCACAGCCACCCTTCAGCTTCCAGCTCTCAGTGGATGCTCTGGGGATGGGATTTGGTCCCCTGCGGGGCCCTACCTGCTGTCCCTGAGTAGTCAGAGATGGAGATGGGGTACCCATCCTCCTCGGGGTCAACAGAGAAGAGCCCCACACCAAAGCTGCCGTAATGTGCGAAGGCGGTGCCGTTGTCGAAGTCCTCCAGGTCAACGCGCAGCTCGTAGCTGCCCTGCACCGTCAGCACGTGGATCCGCTTCAGCCCTACACGGAGTGGGGTGAGCAGGGCAGAGGGGGGTCCCTGGGATGCACTGATCCCCActtccagcccctgctgccctgcccgAGGACATGTGTGCAGCCCATGGGCAAACGGCAGCACCGCTCGCCCGCCTACCAATGAGTTTGCAGTTGCCCTGCGCTCCCCGTGGCTGCCTGGCTATGGCATGCAGGACACGTGTACTGGCTCAGCCATTGGGGTGCATTGGTTCAGTCACTGGGTGCACAGTTTTGGCCATCGAGTGCATTGGTTCGGCCATCCGGGTGCATTGATTTGGCTATCTGTGTGTGCTGGCTCAGCCATTGGCTGCATTGGTTTGGCCATTGGAGTGCATGGATTCAATCATTTGCAAAAGGACACCCCACACGCACCTAACCAGTGCTCTCCTGTCAGCTTCCCAAAGCCATCCCGGTACGCTTCCCAGCCACGGAAGAAGTTCACAGAGCCGTCCTCCCGTCGCTGGAATACCTGGGAAGACACAGGGGAAGGCAGGGCAGCTCCGGGCTCAGCCCAGctgttcttcccttcccccctctCCGTTCATCAGCATCTCGTGCCCTGTGTGTTTTGTCCTCTTTTATCTTTAGTTTTGAGTTTGATTTATTGACAGCGATCCAGAAAACGCTGCTCCCCGCCTGACCATTCGAACGTAATTAAGCTTCCAGCCCCGGATTAATTGCATTAAACTTGGCCGCTCCAGCCTGCCTGGAGGGGAGCGGAGCCGGCGAGATGTTCTCGGAGCGCTGCGCTCCCACGGCTGCGATGCTCAGAGCCGGCAGAGAGGCAGTGCTGCGTGCTGTGCCACCTCCCCGGGCTGCCCCTGCCCTTGGAGCCACCCACACGTGTTTTTTGCCCCCGCAGCACCCGCTGCCCGCCCATGGGACGCTCAGCGCCCGGCTGCTCTGGGGCCGGGTGTGATGGGGCTGGGCGCGGGTCCAGCGCCGATCCTGCTGTACTTACCTTCTAGAATTAGAGCCTTAATTTTAATCCCTGCACCGAGCGCTTGAGAAGCTGCTGCTAAGCCCATTTAAAGGGGCTTTCGGTGGGtgagggggcggcggggctggCTGGGAGCCCCGAGCTGATCTCCCCACGCCGCGCCGcgcagggaaggcagcagcgGTGATGCCGATGCTCTCATTTAATCGGCTTTGACCCGAGGTTGTAAATAGGCCAATTGCTCGGGAAAGCGCACGGGACACATCTTCATTAGCTGAGCCCCGGCGCGGCGCGGTGATGACGGAGCTGtcggcagctcagggctgggacgGGCACTGCGGGGACCCCGCGTGCCCCACCGTCCCCACATTTGGCTGCAGGAGACCCACAGCACCTCGCACCGCGCGCTGGGAAAGCCGCAGCCCGAGTTTGTGTGCGGTCCCTCCCTGTGCATCCCATGGGGGACGGGGAAGTGACGGGTTTTGGTGAGCGGGCTCTGGGGGTCTGCAGAGGGGCGCGCAAAGGGACGTGGGGCCGGGACTGCAGGTGAGggcagctggggaggggggccggctgtgctcacagcacgggctgccttccttccctcctcatGAAATATGCATCGCCCCCTCTTAAGCAAAAAGGATTTCCTTCCCCGCTTTAAAGCTTAGGCTGAAATATTCATCGCCCCGGCTCGCTGCCCGCCTGGCTGCTCGGCAGAGCGGGGCAGGCGCTGGGAAGGCACAGAACCCGGGAAAGAGGgcaaaatcaagaaaaaaaaggaggagtgCCGCCTTCCTTTGGGGTCAGCGTCCCCACGGGCACCGCGAGGAGAGCGCCGCCGCTCGCGGGGCGGAGATGCTGAGGCGCGTCCTGGCGGTGATGGAACAGCGCAGAGCGTTTGCAAAGAGCCCGGCGCACGAAGCGGCGTCCTCAGGCGATGGGAAggccgtgctgctgccctccGTCACACCGTTATTGCTTTAATAAAGCGCCAGGAGCGgagggtcggggggggggggaggggaaataTCAGCGTGCTGCCCCGTGCTGCGAGGCGGTCAGCCCCGGGCGAGCTGCAATTAACGGCAGTGCAGAGGCGGTGCAGATGCTCCCGTGTGATGGGGGGCAGAGAGCTCGGCACGTGGCTGGGGATGGGTGTCCCCGCAGCTGGGGACGTGCCGGGCGCCCCATCTTCCCCTGCCACAGCTCTTGCAGCTGAAGGCTTAGCTCAGCAGCTCCCGAACCCAAATGGATTCAGCTGCTTCCACCCACCTACCCACATGCAAATAAGCCCAAATGTCAGGAGTACAGCTccagaggaggaggggagggaaattTCCCAGGCTCTGTACCACAGCATCCTTACCTGGAGCCCGCGGGCCCCGACGTGCCCCAGCACTACGGATGCTGGATGCTGGAGCCCCCCACAGCCCATGGGGACGTGTGGGAGCCGGGCTGGGCCGTGCCATGGGGCGGGGGGACGGGAGAGCTCCGGATGCTCTGACCCACAGTGCTGGGATGCGGCACAGGCTTTGGTCCTTTGTCCCCCATTAAGGCTGGGGCTCACGATGTGCAATCACTTCCTTTGCACCCTCCTGGCCCCGCTGGAgccttcccagctgcagcagctttaAATAAACCTCTGAGTGTCTGGCTAATCACCTTGGGCTGCTCTTCAGGCAGCTCTTGAGTGTGTGGCAGGGGGAGGCTGTGCATGGGATTTGCAAGGACCCTCTATGCCCTGGGAACTGTAGCGTCCCCTCTTTGCCCTCTCTGACCCCCAGGATGTGGggttgctgtgctgtgcctcagtttccccaatGTGAACCCAATATACAGGTCTGCTTGGGTGGGCTCTGTGTGGAGCGAGGCTGAAGGCTCATCAGCCCCTGGAAggcaatggggtggggggtggggggggagacTAAGCTGCCTCCTGGCACCACTCAAAGCTACTTAAGGGAAGCAGATCACGGGGATTTATTTCCTAGAGCGCCCAGCTGGAGGGGTGCTGGGCCATGTCCTCATGGAGAGGCCGCCTGTCACCCCTGCTCGCCACCCTGGGGTCCCTGCTTTGTGCTACACATCCCCCAGGCTGGGGGCACCCAATGGAACCCAGAGGGTGGGGGGTGGCCGCATCCCCCTGTCGCCCACTGCTGCATTACTGTGATTATGGGGCTGTCGCAGCCGTGGCACAAAGCGAATCGGACAGGGCGAGTTaatcagtgctgcagcagaggtgcCCCCGGGCGCCCCTTCGTTAGTGGTGCACAAATGAGCTGGGGTGGGTGATGCTACGGGAGGGCACAGAGCTTTCCTTTgtgcttccaaaaaaaaaagggggaggaaagAGGTGGTCACTGCCCAATGGTACCTTGTGTATTGGGGCTGGGCCATGCTGGATGTGATGGAGGGCAGGGGGTGTCAGTGACCCCCAGGCCAGCACCTGGCTCTGTGGTGTAGGGGTCCCTATGTCCCCATTGCCATGAAATACGAGCTCCAACCATGGCACCACCCAACAGCCCaatcccagcagcacccaacaGCCCAACCCCAAGCTCCAGCCTGCTGAACCCTCGCCAGGTCCCTGCTTGCAGCCAAGCCCCGTCCCCATGACACATCCGAGTGACAtctcccacccacagcccccatatcccGGCCTGGGGACATCGCTCACCGTCCAGCCGCCCCCGTCGGTCGTCATGTCACAGTAGACCTGGAAGCCTGAGGGGTAATGTGTGGGGAAGATGGAGTAAATCCCATCCTCTTGCTGTCCGCTCGCATAGATGTCAAAGCAGTCCCGGGGCCGGGAGCCTGCAGCAAGacacagggatggggtgggaagaggggaaGACTGGTTAATTAATGATCTAATTTCAAGGCTTGCCATTTCTTCAGGCTCCCAACCTCACTGCTTCgctctttccctccctttccctccaGGGATTGGGTTGAGTGGTGCTGGGAGGGATGCAGGGACcgcccccatgtccccatgggGTGGTTGGGGCAGGATGGACCCCAGCAGGGAGCAGGGGGCTGATGGCTGGAGGTGGCCATGGGCACAGTGCTGATGGCTCCAGGGCAGCTTACTCAGCCCCATCTCAGTGCAGCAATGATGAATGTGactgctcccagggctgctcaGTGTGCCCACAGCGTTTGCACCCAAATAGAGGAGAAGGGTCACTTCTGGCTTTGCTTCTCCTTCGTGGATGCGGGAAGCAGGCAGAAGTAAAGTGGATTTTGTGGTGGCTGCATGGGCTGTTTTAtggagggctgggggctgcatgGTGAGAGACCGCCTTTGTGGCACATCTCCCTCCTGCCTCTTCTCCCTCTACCGTATCCACTGTCACTCCAGGCTGCTTTCCCCATCACAACTGccttcttcctcccctcttGGCAGGTAGAGAGCTGGGAGATGCCCCATGGCGCACCCCTCCCCATGGCGCACCCCTCCCCATGGCTCACCCCTCCCCATGGCGCACCCCTCCCCATGGCACACCCCTCCCCAGAGCTGGGGGTTCATCTCTCACCATTGGAGCAGCCACGGGGCCGTGCTCCCCGTGCCGGGGCTCGCTGCAGGTCAGCTTTGAGCCGGGGCCGGACGCCGCCGCGCTCCTTCTGCAGTGTGTCCAGCACATCGCTGACCGAGCTCACCAGCCGGGCCATGTTGGTTTGGCTCTCtgagaggagctgcaggtggggGACACGTGATGGGGCCATGAGTTGGGGTTAAATGGGACTTCAGACCCTTCTGTCTCCAGGGCAGTGGCAAATCCATCCCCATGCATGCTCTGCCCGCTCCCACAATTTCCAAACAGCTGTCGGAGCAACATTCCCAGCCAGGATATGAGGTGAGGACAGGGAATTGTGGCAGATCCCACACGGTATTTTGGCTGATGTTTTTCCCCTGGGTCTGCCCTCAGATGATGTCCAATGCAGCAGTGCATTGGGAGTGAGTGTTCCCGAGCTCAGCCCGCGGGCAGCTGGGGACAAAGAGCAGCTGGGACATGGGGACTTTGGGAGGAGCTGTGTCCTGAGGCTCTGCCTTCCCCCGAGGTGACCCGGCTAGGAGAGCTCTGTGAGGTGAGGGCAGGCgggagcagagcagtgatgcTGGGAGTGCAGTGGAGAAGGGACGGCGCAGAGCCCATCCAACAGTGCTGTGGATCTCACTGTGATGCCCGACAGAACCCCCAACATGCCCCGGTAAGGTTttggtgggtttggggtggtgAATGAGGCAGAAGGGTTATTTGTGAGGAGGGTTGAGGGTGAGCAGGTAGGGGATATCCCCCCAGTGTGGTCCAGGGCATGGAGACCCCAGATGGCTACAAACCCCCCAGCCCTCGGGCACGGAGCTGAACTTGTGCTAGCTCCAAACCCCACCAACCCTCAACCACAGCTTTTCCCTGCATAAAGAACAGGATCCATGccttggggacatggggacacccacCTGGATGAGCCTGCCCTGCTCGCTCTGCAGGGCGCTGagctcctgccccatagcgctgtgCCCCTTCTTGAGGCCATCGCAGTCAGCTCGCAGTTGCGCGGCGTGCGTCACCAGCTTGGCCACCTCGTCGGCCACACCAAGCAGCAGAGCCTTCTGCTGGCCCTTGGTGGCCTTGGCCTCAGCGTCGTGCTCGGCGAGGGCGCGCAGCagggagccctgcagcccctccaggcGCCCGACGTTGCCCGCTGGGTCGGGGCAGTTGGGGTCGATGAAGATGTTGATGCGGGAGCTGTCGGCTTTCTCGATGGTCACCAACGCGTTGGCCTCCTCGGGGTTGGTGCTGATGACGGGGGGCGGCTCGGTGACGGGCGTGTGGTAGTGGTTCATGAAGAGGATGgcccctgtcactgtcaccgcCAAGAGGACGGCCACCGAGAGCAGGACGGTGCACAGCACGTAGCCACAGCTCATCCTCTGGGGACACAGAGAGAGGGGACGTCGGGACCCATCCAAACGGACCCATCACCACGAGGGGCCATCAGAACCCATTCGGGGTGCCATTGGGACCCATCCAGATGGACCCATCACCATGAGGGGCCAATGGGACCATCCATACAGACCCATCCCAGTGCCCTTCCACCATGGGGTGGGTTCGGACCCTCATGGGGGCTGGGATCAGCCATGGTGATGGGACGGAGAAGTGAGGCTCATCCCCCAAGGACTTCTGCCCACAGGATGGAGGAATGGGAGGTAGAAGCAGAGTTGCCCATCACAAAACAAAGTGCTTTAGTCCCTGTGTGGAGCCTGCAGGGTTGCTTTGTCTTCATGCCCTCATTTGGGGCAGATCCAAAGAACTACGCCAGAAAACAAACCCTGTGCCCAGGGGACACTGGAGAGGTCAGGATGTAGGGTTTTGGGGGTAACATTCTGCACGGATTAGATCTGCTCCTCCGCTCCAGCTCTGGCAATGAAGGAGGTCACACCGCACCCTGGGGACGTGGGGGCAGCAGGGAACCCTGCAGTTCCAACAGGGCATGGGTGAGCTCGGCCAgcaaagctgctggagctgcctggGAGCCACGggtatgaaataataaaaaggctgagcagagcagcgtGCGGCTGCGTGTATGTTTTATTGAAGGCATAACGCTCggtgggagcagccccagccccaggagATGCATGTGGGCTCCCCAATGCCCTGGGAGTGTGGGAAtgcagggagggaaagggagaacCCCCACGCCgtgccctgcagtggggacGGAGGGGAAAGCAAAGGGAGAGAGGGGAGCACGGGGTGTTCCCGGCGGTGTGAGGAGGCCGGAGCCACTCTGAGCAGCAATGGGGGTCGCTCCCAGCGGGGCTTCTCCCTGCTCAGGGGTGATCCTATCCCACTGGGACCCAATGGAGGAGCGGTCGCTCCCGggctcagcctgcaggagctgctcagggTGCAGCGAGTGCCCGTTCTTGCAAAGCCATCAGCACGGAGGGTGTGAGCTGCCATCCAGCCATCAGCTCCGGCCCCTTCTCATTACACCTGCGGGACGCGGGCGGTGATTTTCCCCTGACCCCGGTGCAGCTGTCACAGGGAATCGCAGCGCTGCCAGAAAGCCGCCTATTTGGAGAGACAAAGACTACTTTCTCCAGGAATGAGGAGAAAATTGCTGCATCTGCAAAGATTTCCCAAGCCCTGTCCCCTCCCGTGCACATCTATCTGGAGTGACACCTTCCTTCAAGCACCCTTCATTCACGCTCCCGCAACCATTTGCATTAAGGTGACCACGGCTGCGGCAGccgggggaggtgggggggcaCAGCTGCCCCGCACggccccagggctgctctgggtTTCTTCacgtggggctcagccccagggcagTTCTCCCCACGGGATGGGGCAGtgggagaaggaagcagagatgcACATCATTGACAGCCCTATGGGGACAGATGGGTCCCCATGAGCACAGATGCAGGTCAGGACAGCTGCTGGGAACAGGGGAACGTCGAGTTATTTGGGATCCAAGCAGGGAACGCTGCTGGTTTCCAGCCTTCCAGCCCTGCCGTTGTCACCTTCCTGCCATCGCTGGGTGCAGCAGTGAGGGGACGACCCCTCTGCCAACAtgcacctctgcctgcagccatgAGATGCTGAGTGGTGACAGCCTTCCCCGTcccccagtgctgtgctggcgGGTTGTGTTACCTGGCAACCTGcagtgggagaggagggaaacTCCTCCGGCGGCACCTGGAGCACTCTGAGCCGGGGTTGGGGTCTGTCAGtgcccactgctcagcagcactgtgcccagcaCCCGGCATGGAGCCCTGCCAGCACCGCATTCCTCGGAGCTCCGGGGCTTTCTGCTCCCCGTTGCATGGGTTTGAGCTCACAGATCTTCTTGCTTTTGAGCAGCCATAGGTCATCCCTCTGCTGACAGACCCTGTTGTTCTCCTTGCCAGCAGGCCCACGTCCCCACATCGCTTCTTCCCAAGGAGCGAGCAGAGCTTTCCCTGCAAGCCTGCTCtgggtgctggggctgggagggatgcAGCGGTGCAAAACCCAGCACAGGTCCTGGCTGGGTGCAGGATGCCAGAAATTCCGGTGGCCTCCGATCTGAcatctgctggcagcagtgccaggctggGGAGCAGAACCGCTGCTATTGCTGAGGCCAAGCCCAGCTCTCTGcgtgcacacagagcacagagacaGAGCTGGAATCAAGGATGCTGCTCCTACTCGCTGTCCTTACACTCAGGGGGcccaagctgtgtggtgtgagCTGCCCACACGCTGTGTGCACCCTGGGACTGGGGGTGCCATCATCACCCCACCACACGTCCCCTCCTCCTTGGCCCCCAGGCACACGAGCAGCCATGTGGGTGCAGGAGCAGCAACTCCAGCATggagaggcagagcagagccagaggGAGGAGGGCTGCTTGTCCCCGGGCAGGTggagcagagccagagccaaGAATGGAGAGTGGTGGTGGGAGAGGCTGCGCCGTGCCGTGGGGATGCTCTTCAAGGAGGAGGTGCCCTTTACTCCAGCCAAAGGCACTGCTCTTTGTAACCCGGCAGGGCCGCTGGGATAGCTCCATGCCAcgggatggggcagccccagggctctccCCATGAGCTGTGTCCCAGCCAGGGACGAAGCAGGACCCTGGttgtgctccctgcagcccagccatCCCCCCCTCCTTCCAGGTCCATCTGGCTCCAGAGGAGCCCGGCCGGAGGACAGCAAGGGCCAGTCCATCCCACGGCTTGCTTAAGCAGCTCACTGTGCATCCCAGCTGCTGTGCCCCTTCTATATTGGGCtgatgcagctctgctccagctcctctcCACCTGCtctcctgcccagctctgcacccTGCCCGTCCCAGCCCCGGTTCCCAGGCATGGACACGGCACAGCCGAGCTGCatccctctgcctgctctccccCGTGCTcctcaggcacagcacagcacagcgcagcacagcgcggtgcggtgcggtgctgAGCGCACCCGTGGACAGGGCTTCCATTGGAGCCTCCGGGAGCTGGAAGCAAACTCTGCTCCCTCTGCAACGTGCAGGAGCAAGCAGCTCCGTGCCGCGACGCCCAGCCCCGAGTGCACTTCCCTCAtcaaggggaaggggaaaaacgAAACGACGGACAGGGGGATCAGCGTGTCCCTGCAGGGGATCCCCTGTCCCCGGCAGCGGGGTGCAGACGGAAGCCAGGAGACGGAGCTGAAGGAAGGGAGATTCTATCCCTCGGCTCGCAAGCTCGGTCAGGATCAGCTCCTTCACCTTCTCCCGCTGTTCCCACGCCGCTCAGCCCCGCTCCGTGCCTGTCCCCCCCCTACCACCAGGTGCGAGGCAGCCCCACGCCCCAGCCACGCTCCCCTACCTGCCGCCTGCGCGCCGCGGATCCACGTTGGGATGCCGCCCGCACCCCAATGGCTCCGGCTGGAGGAGATGGCACACTTGCAGCCGCCCTGCAAACAGCCTCCGGCACACGCACCGCTGCCCCACCGCGACGCCGGCCTCTGCCCGAAACCCAGCCGGCGTTTGGCCGTGGCAGGAGGTGGGCAGGTTGGGGAGCGGAGGAGATAAGGAAGGCA
Coding sequences within it:
- the FCN3 gene encoding fibrinogen C domain-containing protein 1; this encodes MGNERWKTMGGASQLEDGQQEKPQRMSCGYVLCTVLLSVAVLLAVTVTGAILFMNHYHTPVTEPPPVISTNPEEANALVTIEKADSSRINIFIDPNCPDPAGNVGRLEGLQGSLLRALAEHDAEAKATKGQQKALLLGVADEVAKLVTHAAQLRADCDGLKKGHSAMGQELSALQSEQGRLIQLLSESQTNMARLVSSVSDVLDTLQKERGGVRPRLKADLQRAPARGARPRGCSNGSRPRDCFDIYASGQQEDGIYSIFPTHYPSGFQVYCDMTTDGGGWTVFQRREDGSVNFFRGWEAYRDGFGKLTGEHWLGLKRIHVLTVQGSYELRVDLEDFDNGTAFAHYGSFGVGLFSVDPEEDGYPISISDYSGTAGDSFLKHNGMKFTTKDLDNDHSENNCAAFYHGAWWYRNCHTSNLNGQYLKGHHSSYADGIEWSSWTGWQYSLKFTEMKIRPVREEN